The following are from one region of the Myxocyprinus asiaticus isolate MX2 ecotype Aquarium Trade chromosome 2, UBuf_Myxa_2, whole genome shotgun sequence genome:
- the LOC127412107 gene encoding FAS-associated death domain protein-like encodes MDKSRFRAMLLAISDKLDEDHLKKLKFLCQEDIGRKKLEKINKGIDVFECLIERAKIGPDNTDVLRRLLDDIGQKVLVDIIDNYERHATGSPAEIPDAKEQEKINIATEVMVVQLGRRWTLVGRKLGLTTTKLEGIKEKHHNDLEEQVRELVREWMKMQKNKARVQELIQALRACMLNLTADLVEKKLKEIGTL; translated from the exons ATGGATAAGAGCAGATTTAGAGCGATGCTTTTAGCAATATCCGATAAACTCGATGaggaccatttaaaaaaattaaagtttcTGTGCCAAGAAGACATCGGGAGGAAAAAGCTGGAAAAGATCAACAAGGGAATCGATGTTTTCGAATGCCTGATTGAAAGAGCTAAAATTGGGCCTGACAACACGGACGTTTTGCGAAGACTTTTGGACGATATCGGTCAGAAAGTCTTGGTGGATATAATTGACAACTATGAGAGACATGCGACCGGGAGTCCTGCTGAGATACCGGACGCAAAAGAGCAAG aaaaaataaacataGCAACAGAAGTAATGGTTGTACAACTAGGAAGAAGATGGACTCTGGTTGGAAGAAAACTTGGACTTACCACCACCAAACTGGAAGGTATAAAGGAGAAACACCATAATGATTTAGAAGAGCAGGTGAGGGAGCTCGTCAGAGAGTGGATGAAAATGCAGAAGAACAAAGCCAGAGTCCAAGAGCTCATCCAGGCCCTCCGAGCATGCATGCTGAACCTTACTGCAGATCTTGTAGAGAAAAAACTTAAAGAAATTGGCACACTTTGA